A stretch of Arachis hypogaea cultivar Tifrunner chromosome 15, arahy.Tifrunner.gnm2.J5K5, whole genome shotgun sequence DNA encodes these proteins:
- the LOC112748457 gene encoding WD40 repeat-containing protein HOS15, producing MTTVTSVELNYLVFRYLQESGFTHSAFAFGYEASINKNPIDGSLVPPGALVTFVQKGLQYLEMEANISNCDADVDEDFSLLQPMDLITKDVHELRKMISERRRKQQKDRNKESEKEHEGERRRVREKERREREKECEKDREKERREREKESEKDRERERREREKESEKDRERERREKEKEFEKDREREKREKEKEWEKDKEKVETHKDRERPHENHIGREMGADQVDKVTIKQEEIRVFGGPEPMDITTTSTSPPGEFSRTEVTILEGHTSEVCACAWSPAGSLLASGSGDATARIWTLPEGKSKSTSQNGPLNALVLRHVTGKTNERNKDVTTLDWNSDGTLLATGSYDGQARIWTTNGELRSTLSKHKGPIFSLKWNKKGDYILTGSCDKTAIVWDVKAAEWKQQFDFHSGPTLDVDWRNNVSFATSSTDTMIYVCKIGENRPVKSFAGHQGEVNCVKWDPTGSLLASCSDDITAKIWSTKHDKYLHDFREHTKEIYTIRWSPTGTGTNNPNKKLLLASASFDTTVKLWDVELGKLVYSLNGHRDRVYSVAFSPNGEYLASGSPDKSMHIWSLKDGKIVKTYNGNGGIFEVCWNKEGDKIAACFASNTVCVLDFRM from the exons ATGACTACCGTCACCTCCGTTGAGCTCAATTATCTCGTCTTTCGCTACCTTCAAGAATCAG GTTTTACGCACTCAGCTTTTGCATTTGGATATGAGGCTAGTATTAACAAAAACCCCATTGATGGAAGTTTAGTACCACCCGGTGCTCTTGTTACATTTGTTCAGAAGGGGCTACAGTACTTGGAGATGGAAGCCAACATTAGTAAT TGTGATGCAGATGTGGATGAAGATTTTTCACTCTTACAACCTATGGATCTCATCACAAAAGATGTGCACGAACTAAGGAAAATGATAAGTGAAAGAAGGAGGAAACAACAGAAGGATAGAAATAAGGAATCCGAAAAGGAACATGAAGGTGAGCGTAGGCGGGTAAGAGAAAAGGAAAGACGTGAAAGGGAGAAAGAATGCGAAAAGGATAGGGAGAAAGAAAGGCgtgaaagggagaaagaaagcGAAAAGGATAGGGAGAGGGAAAGGCgtgaaagggagaaagaaagcGAGAAGGATAGGGAGAGGGAAAGGcgtgaaaaggaaaaagaattcgAAAAGGATAGAGAGAGGGAAAAGCGTGAAAAGGAGAAAGAATGGGAAAAGGATAAAGAAAAGGTAGAAACTCATAAAGACCGAGAACGGCCGCATGAAAATCACATTGGTAGAGAAATGGGTGCAGATCAAGTAGATAAGGTTACTATAAAACAAGAAGAGATTAGAGTATTTGGAG GACCAGAACCAATGGATATTACTACAACATCAACATCTCCACCAGGTGAATTTTCTAGAACAGAAGTGACAATTTTGGAAGGGCATACCTCAGAG GTGTGTGCTTGTGCATGGAGTCCTGCAGGATCTCTTCTAGCCTCGGG TTCCGGGGATGCAACGGCTCGTATTTGGACACTGCCAGAGGGGAAATCCAAATCTACTTCACAGAACGGCCCATTGAATGCGTTGGTGTTGAGGCATGTGACGGGTAAAACAAATGAAAGGAATAAAGATGTCACAACACTTGATTGGAAT TCAGATGGGACACTACTTGCTACTGGTTCATACGATGGGCAAGCAAGAATTTGGACTACTAATG GTGAATTGCGGAGTACATTAAGCAAACACAAGGGACCCATATTTTCTTTGAAATGGAATAAGAAAGGTGATTATATTCTTACTGGAAGTTGTGATAAGACTGCCATTGTATGGGATGTGAAAGCAGCGGAATGGAAACAACAATTTGACTTTCATTCAG GCCCAACACTTGATGTTGACTGGCGCAACAATGTGTCATTTGCGACAAGCTCTACTGACACCATGATATATGTTTGCAAGATTGGTGAAAATCGCCCTGTAAAAAGTTTTGCTGGCCATCAG GGTGAAGTTAATTGTGTCAAATGGGATCCAACCGGGTCGTTGCTGGCCTCATGTTCTGATGATATCACTGCAAAG ATATGGAGTACGAAACACGATAAGTATCTTCATGATTTTCGAGAACATACCAAG GAGATATATACTATCAGATGGAGCCCCACTGGTACCGGTACAAATAACCCTAATAAAAAGTTGTTGTTGGCAAG TGCGTCATTTGACACAACTGTAAAGCTATGGGATGTAGAACTTGGGAAACTTGTCTATAGCTTGAACGGACACAG GGATCGTGTATATTCCGTTGCATTCAGTCCCAATGGCGAGTATCTGGCCAGCGGCTCTCCTGACAAGTCTATGCACATATGGTCTTTGAAGGACGGCAAGATCGTTAAGACATACAATGGGAATGGAGGCATTTTTGAGGTGTGCTGGAATAAGGAGGGTGACAAGATCGCTGCATGTTTTGCAAGTAATACTGTCTGTGTGTTGGATTTCAGAATGTAA
- the LOC112748458 gene encoding protein NONRESPONDING TO OXYLIPINS 2, mitochondrial, with translation MAWRCGSLSRSLISAIRTIPSRSSVPRIHRPSSSPSLRRPLFTLPRNVGALGCTQSLMPLHSVNAAARFTSHISVESRACCELSQGT, from the exons ATGGCATGGCGCTGCGGATCGCTGTCGAGGTCGTTGATCTCCGCCATCAGAACCATACCAAGCCGTTCTTCTGTCCCTCGCATCCATcgcccttcttcttctccttctcttcgcCGCCCCCTCTTCACCCTCCCTAG GAATGTCGGAGCACTTGGATGTACGCAGTCGCTTATGCCGCTGCACAGCGTCAACGCCGCCGCTCGCTTCACTTCCCACATCTCCGTCGAATCGCGCGCTTGCTGTGAATTGTCTCAGG GTACTTGA